From a region of the Drosophila virilis strain 15010-1051.87 chromosome 3, Dvir_AGI_RSII-ME, whole genome shotgun sequence genome:
- the LOC116650460 gene encoding LOW QUALITY PROTEIN: 10 kDa heat shock protein, mitochondrial (The sequence of the model RefSeq protein was modified relative to this genomic sequence to represent the inferred CDS: inserted 1 base in 1 codon): protein MSEKFSCEFNKQKKSDEVALNMRPGSKTGFECIDPYYKISTSAAAIKKIIPMLDRILVQRAEALTKTKGGIVLPEXSVGKVLEGTVVAVGPGTRNATTGSHIPIGVKEGDRVLLPEFGGTKVQLDSDEKKELFLFRESDILAKLE from the exons ATGTCGGAAAAATTCAGCTGCGAGTTTAACAAGCAAAAGAAATCGGACGAGGTGGCACTGAACATGAGACCTGGTAGCAAAACTGGCTTCGAATGCATAGATCCATACTACAAAATATCAACATCA GCTGCCGCTATTAAGAAGATCATCCCCATGCTTGACCGCATTTTGGTGCAACGCGCTGAAGCCCTTACCAAAACGAAAGGTGGCATTGTCTTGCCAG AATCGGTGGGTAAAGTGCTGGAAGGCACTGTTGTGGCGGTGGGACCCGGAACTCGCAATGCT ACAACTGGCAGTCATATTCCAATTGGTGTAAAGGAGGGCGATCGCGTTCTGCTGCCTGAATTTGGCGGTACCAAGGTCCAATTGGATAGTGATGAAAAGAAAGAGCTGTTCCTTTTCCGCGAGTcggatatcttggccaaattaGAATAA
- the LOC116650459 gene encoding protein Exd1 homolog has protein sequence MVIATANNTYVFDLKALGVIFRELSVLLEAEYPRKIMHYSHRICDLLFHQHKLRINGICDTFVALCVARQDRCNCTLQDAISLIFELPLSELTCDEITSASESLRNFTARPLSRGQIQYLGKLAILQHKLHDTLSTEIL, from the exons ATGGTTATTGCCACCGCGAATAATACGTATGTGTTTGATCTGAAAGCGCTGGGAGTCATTTTCCGGGAACTATCTGTGCTGCTGGAGGCGGAGTATCCTAGAAAGATAATGCACTACAGCCATCGAATATGTGATTTGCTGTTCCATCAGCACAAGCTAAGAATAAATGGAATTTGCGACACGTTCGTCGCGTTGTGCGTAGCTCGACAGGATCGTTGTAATTGCACGTTGCAGGACGCCATTTCGTTAATTTTCGAGCTACCGCTGTCCGAGCTGACCTGCGACGAGATAACTAGT GCCAGCGAATCGCTGCGTAACTTCACCGCACGCCCTTTATCCAGAGGTCAGATCCAATACCTGGGAAAACTTGCCATATTACAACATAAGTTACACGATACGCTATCTACGGAAATATTGTAG